The Deinococcus sp. Leaf326 DNA segment GCTCCGGTCTTTCTGGAGGCGCTGGCCGGCGGGGTGCAGGTGCCCCCCCGGCCGTGAGCGCGCTGCGGGACCGGCGAAGTCCTGGACGGCTGGTCGACCGCTGGTCACGGGCCCTGCCCCTGACCGTCATGCTCCTGATGCTGCTGCTCTCGGGTGGGCTGGCGCTGGTGGCGTCGCGCTTTACCCACGAGCAGCAACGGGTGCGCTTCGAGCGCGAGGTCAGCGCGCACGCCTCGGCGCTGCGTCAGCGGGTCAGCGACTTCGACAAGCTGCTTCAGGCCACCCGCGCCTTCTGGCTCACGAGTGCCACCGACGTGACTCCGGCCGCCTTCTTTCAGTTCTCCGAGGAGCTCAACCTGCGCCGGCGCTACCCCGACGTGCAGGCCCTGGGCTACGCCGCTTGGGTGCCCAGCGGTGATACCGGTCCTCTCGAAACCCTGCTGGGCAGCCTGGGGCAGACGGATTTCCGAGTACGGCCCAGGATCAGCCCGGTGCAGCAGCGCGCACCCGTGGTCCTCATCGCGCCCGACAGCGCCCAGAACGAGGGCGTGCTGGGCTTCGACCTGTATTCGGAGGCCGACCGCCGCTCGGCACTGGTGCGCGCTCAGCGTTCGGGCGAGTTCCAGACCACGCTGCCGGTCACGCTGGCGACCTCCGATTCGGCCGGGCGGCCGCTCCGGGGCTTCTTGCTGGCGCTCCCGGTGTGGCGGCCCAGTCTGCTCGACGGCCGGGGGGCCGCGCAGAACGCCGCACAGGAACCCGCAGGAGCCGCCCCCGGTGTCCTGACCGGCTTCATCTACGTGGCGGTGCGCGCCGACACCTTCCTGGCCTCGCTGGGAGGCGCCTACCGGGAGCCGGGCATCCGCTCGCGCCTCGTTATCGGGGGCGAGCCGCTGACGCCGGGCGCGGCCCCCACAGGCGAATTCCTGATGCAGGAGCGCGCCTCTCTCGCCGGGCTGGACTGGACGTCGACCTACGCCGCGCCGGCCAGTTTCGGGCGCGACATCTTCGGCTTCTCGCCCGCCCTGATCTTCCTGATGGGGATGCTGCTCTCGGGGGTGTCCTTCCGGCTCACACAGGCGCAGGTCTGGGCCCGCGAACAGGCCGAGGCCGCCAACCACGACCTGCGCGAGGCCCAGGGCCGGCAGGCGCGCGCCTCCGCCGAGTTCGAGGCCATCTTCCAGTCCATGCAGGACGCGGCGGCCTTCACTGACGGTCAGGGCCTGGTGCGTACCGTGAACCGCGCGCTGGCCCGGCAGTTCGGCTACGGGGACGCCGAGCTGCTGGGCCAGCCGCTCTCGGCGCTGCATCTCGACCGCCGGCTGGACAAGCGCAGCACGTTCCAGTCGGTCACGACGCCCTACGCTCGGCGTGATGGCAGCCACTTCTACGGTGAGGCGCAGCGCACCGAGGTCCGCAGTTCGGCGGGCGAACTGCTGGGCCTGCTGGAGGTGATCCGTGACGTGAGCGAGCGGGTCGAGGCCGAGCAGGCGCTCCAGGCGGCCGGCAAGCGGTCACGTGCCGTCCTGGACGCCATTCCGCATGTGGTCTGGGTCAGTGAGCCCGGCGGGGCGCTGACCTACGAGAATGTTCAGCACCGCCGCCGCCTGGGGACCGATTCGCTGCGCTCGCGGGTGCATCCCCACGACCGCGTCGTCTACGAGCAGATGTGGCGCGACGCCTACGCCCTGCAGGCCTCCTCGGAGAGCGAGGTGCGGCTGCGCGTCGCGGGGCCGGGCCGCGCGGCGGCAGACAGGCTGCGCGACCGCTGGTTCGAGCTGCGGGTCGCGCCGCTGCTCAACGAGCAGGGCGAGGTGCGCGAGTGGGTCGCCAGCGCCACCGACATCCACGACCGCCTGCTGGCCGAGCGTCTCGCGCAGCGCAACGAGGAGCGGTACCGGGGCGTGATCGAGGGAATGCCGCAGATCGTGTGGCTCACCGATCCGCAGGGCGTGCCGACCTATTTCAACCGCCGCTGGGAGGAGTACGTGGGCCCGGCGCGCGCGCCCCAGGGCCTGCTGCCCACGCTGCACCCCGATGATCGGAGCGACTATCAGCGCCGCTGGACGGTGGCCATCGGCGCCGGGCAGGCCTTCGAGGCCGAGCACCGGTTGCTGGGCGCGGACGGCAGCTACAGGACCTTCGTAACCCGTGGGCTGCCGGTGCG contains these protein-coding regions:
- a CDS encoding PAS domain S-box protein yields the protein MSALRDRRSPGRLVDRWSRALPLTVMLLMLLLSGGLALVASRFTHEQQRVRFEREVSAHASALRQRVSDFDKLLQATRAFWLTSATDVTPAAFFQFSEELNLRRRYPDVQALGYAAWVPSGDTGPLETLLGSLGQTDFRVRPRISPVQQRAPVVLIAPDSAQNEGVLGFDLYSEADRRSALVRAQRSGEFQTTLPVTLATSDSAGRPLRGFLLALPVWRPSLLDGRGAAQNAAQEPAGAAPGVLTGFIYVAVRADTFLASLGGAYREPGIRSRLVIGGEPLTPGAAPTGEFLMQERASLAGLDWTSTYAAPASFGRDIFGFSPALIFLMGMLLSGVSFRLTQAQVWAREQAEAANHDLREAQGRQARASAEFEAIFQSMQDAAAFTDGQGLVRTVNRALARQFGYGDAELLGQPLSALHLDRRLDKRSTFQSVTTPYARRDGSHFYGEAQRTEVRSSAGELLGLLEVIRDVSERVEAEQALQAAGKRSRAVLDAIPHVVWVSEPGGALTYENVQHRRRLGTDSLRSRVHPHDRVVYEQMWRDAYALQASSESEVRLRVAGPGRAAADRLRDRWFELRVAPLLNEQGEVREWVASATDIHDRLLAERLAQRNEERYRGVIEGMPQIVWLTDPQGVPTYFNRRWEEYVGPARAPQGLLPTLHPDDRSDYQRRWTVAIGAGQAFEAEHRLLGADGSYRTFVTRGLPVRDAGGQILEWVGTSTDVDDSVYAENAARLLADVSEELTARVNDPLATRADKYRTVLNLVTDRLMVAAGMWTLPDLRLLVESRSGPDWSAAPFVQAVRHVAERAAEREDPDYLTDDELLAAAGAAGMVLCPLTGLDGTLRGVLGLAHRHALRDRDHELVQELCKRLSTALDNDALRGRAVAAQRELRALNLSLEERVQRRTLELEEANRELEAFSYSVSHDLRTPLRHIVGFSDLLGKDAGPNLSAKGQRYLTVITDAAGRMSGLIDSLLEFSRMGRTPLRQAPVALGELVKQAWHNLEPDRLSRQVTLEQGELPTVLGDAALLDLVFQNLLSNAIKYTRTRPEARVTLSAQEEAGWVRVTVADNGVGFDPKYADKLFGVFQRLHRPEEFEGTGIGLANVRRIVTRHGGQVGAEALPGEGAAFWITLPLAPRPQELR